Part of the Pieris napi chromosome 23, ilPieNapi1.2, whole genome shotgun sequence genome is shown below.
actttaacttaatttaGTAGTCTATAATTCTATTCAGTCTATAATTTCAATTACTTTTTCTctatgtgttttattaaaatagttgtttTGCATCTCTCAtgtataattacatttttattaaaaaaaactaaatattttcgtCAGGTAGCTCAAAATCCAAACTAAAACGCCAGATCATATATTCAGATGAAGAAAGTGattcagaaataaaaaataataatggtgATATGAAAAATGAAGTTGATAGAAGTGACAATACTAATGAAATAGAAGATGTGGAAAGCCAAGTGTTAGAAGGCGAAGTGAAAGAAAGTATAGGCGAAGAAAATGTAGACAATAAAAGTGAACTTGTTGAGAGTCAAATATATGGAGAAAGTCAGGACTATGACTTAATAGAATCACCACCAAAGAATAGGGAACTAGATgaatctataatattagaaccTCTGACTGGTGAATGTAGTCATAAGTTAGAGGAATATTATCCAAAAACAGCAAAAAAGTCTAAAGGAGTCagtaaaattatcaataaagaaaatttcaataataaagttaaacGTAACTTGGATGATGCTTATGAAGAGTCACCAAATAAAAAGATGAGAATAGAATGAAAGGGACATAGAATTAaaagagaaataataataatgagaaGGAAAGCATAAGAGCTTTTTCAGGGACGTAAGGCTCATGAGTTTTAATGGCTGTTTATAATAtctgatttaaaatttcaattataagtttaaatctTCTATTTTGTTACCTTGAATTAGtttgtaagtaaatattaagtttctaaataaatttcttttaacacaTAAAAGTtgtatgatttttaaagaaaaatatatatataaattaagactAGATAAAGAAaatggcaattttttttatatactttattttcatttactaCAATGGttacaaaatcttaattaTTGTGAATAGGCCAATACTTAAAACctatttaataacatactAAAGTTTAAAGTATTGGCCTATAATTCACTGGAGaatattaattgataattCCAATGTTTCAAGTTTCGTGCAATAGTTGGTGTTGTGATAAGAATATCTATTACATTTTTACTGAAACTGTATACCACGAGcaagattattataaatttttacataaattcaattgaatttttgaaatacacAATAGTGAGCTTCTTATAAATGATATCAttatttcaaacatttttgtaataaatattaaattaagttgaaattgtatatcaaaacaaaacactaatGTTTTATCATCAGTAGCTGTtagataactttattttataagacatatttctattttctCTACAATTGTAGCTTACATGCCGAGTCAAACtaatttttccatttttttttatagatttatgaAAGGTGTGAAGCAACCAAGTGTCATTTCACTATCCACTTTTCTTTTGTTACtgcaatatttgttttaacttCAAACAACTTTGGTCATCCATCCATAAGTCAGgttctacttttatttaaagattaattacaaaaatgttgCATAATACTATCAAACAGTCTAATACTTGTCATTATTCTTAAAATCTAAGTATAATTTgagtgttaaaaattataatagaaaattgtACCGTCGCAAAATATCGTGagattgtcaattgtcattctTCATTTTCAACGTGGTGTCCATTGTGAtcgcaattaaataattatatttaaaaaattcattcgaCATGATGTATCCTTACGATCTTTTGCAACTGTACCTTACAAAGCGATGCTACATAAAAAATTTGGCTTATTATTGTTCCGATTCTTTCTTATAGAATATCGTCAAGTTACACCTcttataaaactgttttatcgGGTTAAAATTAACTCCTGGGACCCGTGGAAGAAGTAAATCTAAATTGACGTATCATACTTTTGCGTTTCTCGACATATTTAGTTTGTAACGTCGTACAGAATTAAATCGTGTTTATGGTGTACATTttgaatacaattaattagttTGAAGTTACGCTATTTAAATCCGATATAACAGTTTTATTGATACTCATCTTAATACCTACGATAAGCAAGATTAAAAATCacaatatttagaaaaatccATATCTTCCCAAATAGGCCTCGCGGTCACTTGTCTAATGAGACcctttcgattaattaatacatacctAAAATGTATcttgaaaaaaatacagttttacTCAATTACAGTCAAACCTGGGTAAGTGAGAGTAATAGCCAGGACCCGTCATTTTAAGTTCCTAAAACCTCTATTAGCGAGAAACAGAAACCTCTGTAAGAGAGAGTCGTTTTTCCCTCATGCACCTCCATAAGTGAGACTACTTATCTTTACCTCTATAAGCGACAGTcgggctttatttatttatattatttactttaaatacacataattttatcatattacatatttactacATTCGTACTGGCTCCTTACCTCTATAAGAGAGAAACCACATGTCTCGCTAATGCAGGTAACATGGGTTACCTGCATTAGCGAGATATAGAAACCTCTATAAGCGAGAATGAGATTGTTCTCCCTTGAACTCTCGCTTATCCAGGTTTGACTGTACATCGTTATTGAATATAGAAGTGATAATTTCTAACTGGCATGGCATGGTCACAGATTGTCACAACcaaataaattccaaatgttcaaaaaccGTCTTTCAAATATGTGACACACGTGTGGTTAAAAGTGCTTGCGTCGCGTCGCTACATATTTTTCCAAACGATAAGAATGTAGTTTTAAATACTACAATACTGAACTAATTGTTAAGTACTAcgtatggtctaagatccggCTGCAGGATTAGTGCACTCATCGGTTATTtgctaaaaaacaaaaaatgtatgtatacatttataattagaagaatgttttatatctatatggtaattgatttttaggaaaacatTTCGTTCACttgttattcaaataaaatatcgagAATCACGGCAATTCAacataaagatttaaaaaaatcctggCCGCACTTCTTCGAAGtcaggtgtaaacaggtatgaTTTCGATACATTTATACGTTCATTacgtacatttattaattatgtatcaAATTGAAGCTATTTTTTTGGGCCTAGTTAAATCTGGCCGCAAATAATAGTCTAAGATCCGACCGCGTGATTTATACGTTCAtatgtttgattaataaaatataatttttatcgatatttataactaaaccaATGCAGATCCGCAAAGGTGGCCATCCAAATTTGgccgcaattaattttaattaaaatgtaattaattatttatttttgaacaattacgttcacttgtaattgttaaaaaatatatttcattagaaagaaatatacctGAGATACCGAGAAAGTTCAAGGTGCCATCCCTCACTTGGCCGCAACCTAATGtcagccaggtgtaaacaggtataatttcgttaaatatatacgttCATAATGTATTATCATGTTATACATACCAAATTGAAGATTAATTCTTTCCCTACATGATGAGATATAGTTGCCTATGCAAAAATGCCCGCAAATAGTGACTGCCAacgattaaagataaataaaagcgaGAGAAACTTAAGATAAACACCCCATGTCGAATAAAGATAGAGCATCCCAGCTGCTTGTCGTTTTTATGCTACTGCGCATGCGTCCATAGGCAAGGTGCTCAACTAAATACCGTACTGAATATTGCAATCATatcaatattgttttagttgaatataattaaaaaaatattgaaaacacTAGTTtggtagattaattattatgacatattatttttactgctCAATTTTTGGAGTATTTTAAACTCCAAGCAAATACGCGAGCTACTAGTTGAGCACCTTATCTATGGACGCATGCGCAGTAGCATAAAAACGACAAGCAGCTGGGATGCTCTATCTTTATTCGACATGGGGTGTTTATCTTAAGTTTCTCtcgcttttatttatctttaatcgtTGGCAGTCACTATTTGCGGGCATTTTTGCATAGGCAACTATATCTCATCATGTAGGGAAAGAATTAATCTTCAATTTGGTATGTATAACATGATAATACATTATGaacgtatatatttaacgaaattatacctgtttacacctggctgaCATTAGGTTGCGGCCAAGTGAGGGATGGCACCTTGAACTTTCTCGGTATCTCaggtatatttctttctaatgaaatatattttttaacaattacaagtgaacgtaattgttcaaaaataaataattaattacattttaattaaaattaattgcggcCAAATTTGGATGGCCACCTTTGCGGATCTGCATtggtttagttataaatatcgataaaaattatattttattaatcaaacataTGAACGTATAAATCACGCGGTCGGATCTCGTACTATAAGGGTTACCTGCTgctaaagataataaatatttaaggtagagTGAAAGAGAGTTAACGCATAACATCATTAGTCAGACGAGGATAGCGAATGCCGCCTGTGCGACGCTTTTAAGCCATTGCGCATGCGTCGAATGTTAGTGTTCTCAAACTCAATAGATGcggcatttttatttagataaaaaccACGTTATCcataaaaatttgatttttagcAAATAACCGATGAGCGCACTAATCCTGCAGCCGGATCTCGTACtaggaatatataaataagttggGATGGTATTTgggattttttattagaatgcctACCCTGCAAAAGCAACAGCCATTCCAATAACTCAATGTTCAAGACTTAATAATTAACCCACTCCAAGTCAAATCCTACTGGaattacagtgtaaactctttcgttataacgaaaaactctctgtaacacaaaaataagtttatttggtttaacacaaaacccatacattaattctcTCTTTATAACGCCACAGCCATTCTctattacgaagaaatattttcatatttagacatcaacatattacttaagtgtaattgtttttataatcagcttacaaaactaGCCTATTGAGGTGCCGACATTTCTAAGAAAGACTCTTGAGGTCAATAACAGcgtttgttattgttaattgcattaacacgtgtgccattattcttagaaAACATAGCCCGTCATGGCAAAACACGTAAGGCAAAATTTTTAAGATTAACCAAtggatagtaataaaattagaaattattgtaattggttaaatttgttttttctctTCCTTCCATATAacgaaaaaaattgaaaatgaaattCGTTATTAAGAGTTTTCACTGTATTCACGAAACATAATATCGTTATcaaaatttcttatttatatatttcgtaGTATAAGCTAAAAAATAGTAACCTTAGTTAAGCCGCCgaaatttttaatctaaaaaaatcTTGTCTTATAAAATTACACTTACATAATGGGTGTGTAAAAGTTACTAAATGTAGCTCTCACAGTACCCTCAGTACAAACGTTGTCGAAAGGAGAATGTCAATCAtctatacaattatgtcatCTGTCAAATGTTTATGTCAGTTGTCGATACGATGATTTAATTTGGCAAATG
Proteins encoded:
- the LOC125061626 gene encoding uncharacterized protein LOC125061626, yielding MARTKASVGAKVSMGKSSKARCSAAPPPSNSSSSGERSSRSYSGGNPVCPRDIPKWQKPITTFIFTKEKKIIEDSDAGSSKSKLKRQIIYSDEESDSEIKNNNGDMKNEVDRSDNTNEIEDVESQVLEGEVKESIGEENVDNKSELVESQIYGESQDYDLIESPPKNRELDESIILEPLTGECSHKLEEYYPKTAKKSKGVSKIINKENFNNKVKRNLDDAYEESPNKKMRIE